Proteins encoded together in one Bradyrhizobium sp. CB82 window:
- a CDS encoding glycine reductase has translation MSAPRDEEFGFAPDYDAPVPYMQRTRDYYAAIGYTTPYRWAHYVDAPFQPLKKPLAQSRVTIITTAAPYDPTKGDQGPGAAYNGSAKFYKVYDGDTSQAHDLRISHIGYDRKHTSATDSGTWFPLPQLLKASAASRIGEVSPRFFGAPTNRSHRVTIDTDAPEILARCLADKVDVAVLVPNCPVCHQTTALVARHLEAGGIPTVVMGCAKDIVEHAAVPRFLFSDFPLGNSAGKPHDVASQSQTLELALRLLESASGARTTMQSPLRWSEDASWKLDYNNVAQLSPEELARRRVEFDRQKEIARGNRAA, from the coding sequence ATGTCAGCTCCGCGCGACGAGGAATTCGGCTTTGCGCCCGATTACGACGCTCCCGTTCCCTATATGCAGCGGACCCGCGATTACTACGCGGCCATCGGCTACACCACGCCCTACCGCTGGGCACACTATGTCGACGCACCGTTCCAGCCGCTGAAGAAGCCACTGGCGCAATCGCGCGTGACCATCATCACCACGGCCGCGCCTTACGATCCGACCAAGGGCGATCAGGGGCCGGGCGCGGCGTATAATGGCAGCGCAAAGTTCTACAAGGTCTATGACGGCGACACCTCGCAGGCACACGATCTTCGCATCTCGCACATCGGCTACGACCGCAAGCACACGAGCGCGACCGACAGCGGCACCTGGTTTCCACTGCCGCAGCTCCTGAAGGCCTCGGCCGCGAGCCGCATCGGCGAGGTGAGCCCGCGCTTCTTCGGCGCGCCGACCAACCGCAGCCATCGCGTCACCATCGACACCGACGCACCGGAGATTCTGGCGCGTTGCCTCGCCGACAAGGTCGATGTCGCGGTCCTGGTGCCGAACTGCCCGGTCTGCCACCAGACCACCGCGCTGGTCGCGCGGCACCTCGAGGCAGGCGGCATTCCGACCGTGGTCATGGGCTGCGCCAAGGACATCGTCGAGCACGCGGCCGTGCCGCGCTTCTTGTTCTCCGATTTCCCGCTCGGCAATTCCGCCGGCAAGCCGCACGACGTCGCCTCGCAATCGCAGACGCTGGAGCTCGCCTTGAGGCTTTTGGAATCGGCGAGCGGCGCGCGCACCACGATGCAATCGCCACTGCGCTGGAGCGAGGACGCTTCCTGGAAGCTCGACTACAACAATGTCGCGCAGCTTTCGCCCGAAGAGCTCGCGCGGCGACGCGTCGAGTTCGACAGGCAGAAGGAGATCGCGCGCGGCAACCGCGCGGCCTGA
- a CDS encoding CoA transferase, translated as MTRPFEDVKILDFTQVLAGPYASYQLALLGADVIKVERREGEDMRRTPLSREWAERGLAPAFQAINGNKRSLTLDLQKPDAIAIVKKLAAQVDVVMENFRPGVMDKLGIGYEALSAINPKLIYCAVSGFGQTGPDRLRPGYDGKMQALSGIMAITGHPSTGPTRAGFAVCDVLSGATAAFAVSSALYQRDRTGKGQLVDVSMLEATLAFLSGQIADWSVAGHRQQLSGNQAVSRKTTANLFKCGDNYILLAVNNEKQYRTLMTALGRADTLSDPRFADWFARNENEKALRAIIEEALATRSPREWETILEDAGAPCASIWTIEEIIDHPQIVARGAIQELDTPYGRLRFAGSGFKLAHGGGRLDHMAPELGADTDAVLGELGFDAAEIAALRAREIV; from the coding sequence GTGACGAGGCCGTTCGAAGACGTCAAGATCCTCGACTTCACGCAAGTGCTCGCCGGCCCCTATGCGAGCTACCAGCTCGCGCTGCTGGGCGCCGACGTCATCAAAGTCGAGCGGCGCGAGGGCGAGGACATGCGCCGCACGCCGCTCAGCCGCGAATGGGCGGAGCGCGGGCTCGCGCCGGCGTTCCAGGCCATCAACGGCAACAAGCGCAGCCTGACGCTCGATCTGCAAAAGCCGGACGCGATCGCCATCGTGAAGAAACTCGCAGCCCAGGTCGACGTCGTCATGGAGAACTTTCGCCCGGGCGTGATGGACAAGCTCGGCATCGGCTATGAGGCGCTGTCCGCGATCAATCCAAAGCTGATCTATTGCGCCGTGTCCGGCTTCGGCCAGACCGGCCCCGATCGCCTGCGTCCCGGCTATGACGGCAAGATGCAGGCGCTTTCCGGCATCATGGCGATCACCGGGCACCCTTCGACCGGGCCGACGCGCGCGGGCTTTGCGGTGTGCGACGTGCTCTCGGGCGCAACCGCGGCGTTCGCCGTCTCCAGCGCGCTCTATCAACGCGACCGCACCGGCAAGGGGCAGCTCGTCGACGTCTCCATGCTGGAGGCGACGCTGGCGTTCCTGTCGGGCCAGATCGCGGACTGGTCTGTCGCCGGCCATCGCCAGCAGCTCTCGGGCAACCAGGCCGTCAGCCGCAAGACCACCGCGAACCTGTTCAAATGCGGTGACAACTACATCCTGCTCGCGGTCAACAACGAGAAGCAATACCGCACGCTGATGACGGCGCTCGGCCGCGCGGACACGCTGAGCGATCCGCGTTTTGCCGACTGGTTCGCCCGCAACGAGAACGAGAAGGCGTTGCGTGCGATCATCGAGGAGGCGCTGGCAACGAGGAGCCCGCGCGAGTGGGAGACGATCCTGGAGGACGCCGGCGCGCCCTGCGCCAGCATCTGGACGATCGAGGAGATCATCGATCATCCGCAGATCGTTGCGCGCGGCGCGATCCAGGAGCTCGACACGCCCTACGGCCGCCTGCGCTTCGCCGGCAGCGGTTTCAAACTCGCGCACGGCGGCGGCAGGCTCGACCACATGGCGCCGGAGCTGGGCGCGGATACGGATGCGGTGCTGGGCGAGCTGGGTTTTGACGCAGCGGAGATCGCGGCGTTACGGGCGCGGGAGATTGTGTGA
- a CDS encoding SOS response-associated peptidase, with amino-acid sequence MCGRFVITSAPAALRQLFGYLEQPNFPPRYNVAPTQPIAVVLVDKDARHFQLMRWGLLPTWVKDPRGFTLLINARSETVLEKPAFKNAIRRRRGLIPADGYYEWKAEGGGKQPYFIHRADGQPLGFAAVFETWVGPNGEELDTVAIVTAAASEDLAALHDRVPVTISPDDFERWLDCRGDEVDAILPLMAAPRIGEFAWHPVSTRVNRVANDDAQLLLPISAGEMEAEALRPKKSARKVATAPADDGQGSLF; translated from the coding sequence ATGTGCGGACGCTTCGTCATAACCTCGGCTCCGGCGGCTTTGCGGCAACTCTTTGGCTATCTCGAGCAGCCGAATTTCCCGCCGCGATACAATGTCGCGCCGACACAACCGATTGCGGTGGTGCTGGTCGACAAGGACGCGCGGCATTTCCAGCTCATGCGCTGGGGGCTGCTGCCGACCTGGGTGAAGGATCCCCGTGGTTTTACGTTGTTGATCAACGCGCGCTCGGAAACGGTGCTGGAAAAGCCTGCCTTCAAAAACGCGATTCGCAGGCGCCGCGGCCTGATTCCGGCCGATGGCTATTACGAATGGAAGGCGGAGGGCGGCGGCAAGCAGCCCTATTTCATCCACCGCGCCGACGGGCAGCCGCTTGGCTTTGCCGCGGTGTTCGAGACCTGGGTCGGGCCGAACGGCGAGGAGCTCGACACGGTCGCGATCGTCACGGCGGCGGCGAGCGAGGATCTCGCCGCGCTGCATGACCGCGTGCCGGTGACGATTTCGCCTGACGATTTCGAACGTTGGCTCGACTGCCGTGGCGACGAGGTCGACGCGATCCTGCCGCTGATGGCGGCCCCGCGCATCGGCGAATTTGCCTGGCATCCCGTCTCGACCCGCGTCAACCGCGTGGCCAATGACGACGCGCAGCTCTTGCTGCCGATCAGCGCCGGGGAAATGGAAGCGGAAGCACTGAGGCCGAAGAAATCGGCGCGGAAGGTTGCGACTGCGCCGGCCGATGATGGGCAGGGGTCGTTGTTTTGA